The following proteins are co-located in the Telopea speciosissima isolate NSW1024214 ecotype Mountain lineage chromosome 9, Tspe_v1, whole genome shotgun sequence genome:
- the LOC122640624 gene encoding lactosylceramide 4-alpha-galactosyltransferase, with translation MAIDEDITDPSGPSSLPLHFHQIKTSLSAFLCCIPTSFLVFFLLVLMFYSGASNLSVQVRISPQIPLESDSFSPENVLERAARNFSSSSNISVVKEEIPRSKMKTHLPLRQELESSVLPLNSSKPHRPRAFKRRKTQFMILQPTAMSMQFSTRVKKFFHTSSLNSSASPCKVRFFMTWISSSLESFGPRELISIESLFKSHPNACLLILSNSMDSRRGVPMLKPFLEKGFRVTAIPPNFDYIFKNTPAEAWFDRLKNGKIDPGQVSLGQNLSNLLRLAVLYKFGGVYIDTDVIILKSFSNLRNVIGAQTLNLQTGNWSRLNNAVLIFDRKHPLLLKFIEEFALTFDGSKWGHNGPYLVSRVVSRMTGQPGFNFTVLPPPAFYPVEWSRVQSLFQSSEDDVHSKWVSAKLRYIRRQSMAVHLWNKHSRKLKVEEGSVIGHIMLDYCIFCNTTRLAS, from the coding sequence ATGGCGATAGATGAAGACATCACCGACCCTTCTGGGCCTTCTTCACTTCCACTACATTTCCATCAAATAAAGACTTCTCTTTCCGCTTTCCTTTGCTGTATCCCAAcctcttttcttgttttctttctccttgtcCTTATGTTCTATAGTGGTGCCAGCAATTTGAGTGTCCAGGTTCGTATTTCACCCCAAATCCCTCTGGAATCCGATAGTTTCTCGCCTGAAAACGTACTCGAAAGAGCAGCACgaaacttttcttcttcttctaacatATCTGTAGTCAAGGAGGAAATCCCACGTTCTAAAATGAAGACCCATTTGCCCCTTCGGCAGGAATTGGAGTCATCGGTGCTTCCATTAAATTCTTCTAAACCCCACAGGCCTAGAGCGTTCAAAAGGAGGAAGACCCAGTTCATGATTCTGCAGCCCACCGCCATGTCGATGCAATTTTCCACGAGAGTAAAGAAATTCTTTCACACCTCATCTTTGAATTCTTCCGCTTCTCCTTGCAAGGTTCGTTTTTTCATGActtggatttcttcttctttggaatcATTTGGTCCCAGAGAGTTGATTAGCATAGAGAGCCTTTTTAAGTCACACCCAAATGCTTGTTTGCTCATACTTTCGAATTCCATGGACTCGAGAAGAGGAGTTCCAATGCTAAAACCATTCTTGGAGAAAGGCTTCAGGGTGACTGCAATTCCCCCCAATTTCGATTATATATTCAAGAATACTCCTGCAGAAGCTTGGTTCGATCGGTTAAAGAATGGAAAAATTGATCCTGGGCAGGTTTCTCTGGGTCAGAACTTATCAAATTTGCTTAGACTGGCTGTCCTGTACAAATTTGGTGGCGTTTACATCGACACTGATGTTATTATCTTGAAGAGTTTCTCCAATTTAAGAAATGTCATCGGAGCACAGACACTTAACCTTCAAACTGGAAACTGGAGTCGATTGAATAATGCTGTTTTAATATTTGACAGAAAGCATCCACTCCTCCTCAAATTCATAGAGGAATTCGCACTCACCTTTGATGGAAGTAAATGGGGTCACAATGGCCCTTACCTGGTTTCAAGGGTTGTTTCAAGAATGACTGGACAACCAGGATTTAACTTCACTGTTTTGCCTCCGCCGGCATTTTATCCAGTTGAATGGAGTAGAGTACAGAGCCTTTTTCAAAGTTCTGAAGATGATGTACATTCAAAATGGGTATCTGCAAAGCTTAGATACATTCGCAGGCAGAGCATGGCAGTTCACCTGTGGAACAAACACAGTAGAAAGCTGAAGGTTGAAGAAGGTAGTGTCATTGGTCATATAATGTTGGATTACTGCATCTTCTGCAATACCACAAGGTTAGCTTCATAG